One genomic segment of Helianthus annuus cultivar XRQ/B chromosome 14, HanXRQr2.0-SUNRISE, whole genome shotgun sequence includes these proteins:
- the LOC110909226 gene encoding protein PIN-LIKES 3 isoform X1, translated as MAFLDLFVVSLIPVLKTLLITVVGLLLAIPRINILGDAARHHLNNVVFYVFTPALIGGSLADTVTAASIASLWFMPVNILLTFIIGSGLGWALVKITRTPEDLHGLVIGSCAAGNLGNLLLIIIPAVCEEDNSPFGDKLTCSANGQGLVSLSMAIGAIYIWTYVYNIIWKYGNLSGKDIAKASTISIDCSGRTLDMFRENYTEALLQSRQSSFNDCEAPDDEYSEVQEYDIAVDDVPDKKETLLTKIKAHLDALSDKINLKMWLTPTTIATIVGLLIGVISPIRKLMIGDQAPLRVFDGSASLLGQATVPAMTLIVGANLLKGMKKSGVGVWLMIGILAVRYVALPIVGIGVVKAAQHVGFVGSDSLYVFILLIQYSVPPAMAIGTITQLFEVGESECSVIMLWTYGMAAIALTLWSTFFMWLVS; from the exons ATGGCATTTCTAGATTTGTTTGTTGTATCACTGATTCCAGTTCTGAAGACGCTTCTTATCACCGTGGTCGGGTTACTCCTCGCCATACCGCGGATTAATATCTTGGGCGACGCGGCTCGCCACCATCTCAACAAC GTTGTATTTTATGTGTTCACACCAGCACTTATAGGTGGTAGCCTTGCTGATACTGTAACAGCCGCCTCAATAGCTTCTCT ATGGTTCATGCCAGTGAACATCCTTCTCACATTCATAATCGGATCAGGGCTTGGATGGGCGCTTGTTAAAATCACCAGAACCCCGGAAGACTTGCATGGTCTAGTCATCGGTTCATGCGCTGCGG GAAACCTTGGAAACTTGCTTCTGATCATCATTCCTGCAGTTTGTGAAGAGGATAACAGCCCATTTGGGGACAAATTGACTTGTTCAGCTAACGGGCAGGGTCTGGTTTCACTATCCATGGCG ATTGGAGCGATTTATATCTGGACGTATGTTTACAACATCATATGGAAATATGGGAATTTGAGTGGCAAAGACATTGCGAAAGCATCGACTATTAGCATTGATTGTTCAGGTAGAACTTTGGATATGTTCAGGGAAAACTACACCGAGGCATTGCTACAATCTCGGCAGTCAAGTTTCAATGATTGTGAAGCTCCTGATGATGAATATAGCGAAGTGCAGGAATATGATATAGCAGTCGATGATGTCCCAGACAAAAAG GAGACCTTGTTAACGAAGATTAAAGCGCATCTTGATGCCTTATCGGACAAGATCAACCTCAAAATGTGGTTAACACCTACCACCATTGCCACG ATCGTTGGGCTTCTGATAGGAGTGATCTCTCCAATTAGAAAGCTAATGATCGGTGATCAAGCCCCCCTTCGTGTTTTCGACGGTTCTGCAAGTCTTCTTGG TCAGGCAACAGTTCCAGCCATGACATTGATTGTGGGAGCCAATCTTCTTAAGG GTATGAAGAAATCGGGTGTAGGTGTGTGGCTGATGATAGGAATTCTAGCGGTTCGCTATGTCGCTTTGCCAATCGTGGGCATTGGTGTTGTCAAAGCCGCACAACATGTTGGATTCGTGGGATCTGATTCCCTGTACGTGTTTATTCTTTTGATCCAGTATTCTGTTCCACCAGCGATGGCTATTG GTACTATAACACAGTTGTTTGAGGTGGGTGAAAGCGAGTGTTCTGTCATTATGCTATGGACTTATGGCATGGCTGCAATAGCTCTCACCCTGTGGTCCACCTTTTTCATGTGGCTTGTTTCTTGA
- the LOC110909226 gene encoding protein PIN-LIKES 3 isoform X2 gives MAFLDLFVVSLIPVLKTLLITVVGLLLAIPRINILGDAARHHLNNVVFYVFTPALIGGSLADTVTAASIASLWFMPVNILLTFIIGSGLGWALVKITRTPEDLHGLVIGSCAAGNLGNLLLIIIPAVCEEDNSPFGDKLTCSANGQGLVSLSMAIGAIYIWTYVYNIIWKYGNLSGKDIAKASTISIDCSGRTLDMFRENYTEALLQSRQSSFNDCEAPDDEYSEVQEYDIAVDDVPDKKETLLTKIKAHLDALSDKINLKMWLTPTTIATIVGLLIGVISPIRKLMIGDQAPLRVFDGSASLLGQATVPAMTLIVGANLLKGMKKSGVGVWLMIGILAVRYVALPIVGIGVVKAAQHVGFVGSDSLYYNTVV, from the exons ATGGCATTTCTAGATTTGTTTGTTGTATCACTGATTCCAGTTCTGAAGACGCTTCTTATCACCGTGGTCGGGTTACTCCTCGCCATACCGCGGATTAATATCTTGGGCGACGCGGCTCGCCACCATCTCAACAAC GTTGTATTTTATGTGTTCACACCAGCACTTATAGGTGGTAGCCTTGCTGATACTGTAACAGCCGCCTCAATAGCTTCTCT ATGGTTCATGCCAGTGAACATCCTTCTCACATTCATAATCGGATCAGGGCTTGGATGGGCGCTTGTTAAAATCACCAGAACCCCGGAAGACTTGCATGGTCTAGTCATCGGTTCATGCGCTGCGG GAAACCTTGGAAACTTGCTTCTGATCATCATTCCTGCAGTTTGTGAAGAGGATAACAGCCCATTTGGGGACAAATTGACTTGTTCAGCTAACGGGCAGGGTCTGGTTTCACTATCCATGGCG ATTGGAGCGATTTATATCTGGACGTATGTTTACAACATCATATGGAAATATGGGAATTTGAGTGGCAAAGACATTGCGAAAGCATCGACTATTAGCATTGATTGTTCAGGTAGAACTTTGGATATGTTCAGGGAAAACTACACCGAGGCATTGCTACAATCTCGGCAGTCAAGTTTCAATGATTGTGAAGCTCCTGATGATGAATATAGCGAAGTGCAGGAATATGATATAGCAGTCGATGATGTCCCAGACAAAAAG GAGACCTTGTTAACGAAGATTAAAGCGCATCTTGATGCCTTATCGGACAAGATCAACCTCAAAATGTGGTTAACACCTACCACCATTGCCACG ATCGTTGGGCTTCTGATAGGAGTGATCTCTCCAATTAGAAAGCTAATGATCGGTGATCAAGCCCCCCTTCGTGTTTTCGACGGTTCTGCAAGTCTTCTTGG TCAGGCAACAGTTCCAGCCATGACATTGATTGTGGGAGCCAATCTTCTTAAGG GTATGAAGAAATCGGGTGTAGGTGTGTGGCTGATGATAGGAATTCTAGCGGTTCGCTATGTCGCTTTGCCAATCGTGGGCATTGGTGTTGTCAAAGCCGCACAACATGTTGGATTCGTGGGATCTGATTCCCT GTACTATAACACAGTTGTTTGA